Proteins found in one Maridesulfovibrio sp. genomic segment:
- a CDS encoding endoprotease, translated as MMDFSVGDDQQPDHHSPQVNADDEVAEPVLGGETLAEESEEQPDPVVQEADRLTDHPVPDAPEAYELDYGMQDEIDPHVDRQFRQFAHENGVSGEMAQKLVDFHNSLEAARYEDHQTQTGEWERQTRSLPGWHGANYRKNMGVANKAVQTFASPALAKMIRDSGYSCHPEVVKAFYNVGRRLAEDSYVEGRGAAPREKTIGEILYPNQPI; from the coding sequence ATGATGGATTTTTCGGTGGGTGATGACCAGCAGCCGGATCACCATTCTCCGCAGGTCAACGCAGACGATGAGGTGGCTGAACCTGTCTTGGGCGGTGAGACCCTTGCTGAGGAATCGGAAGAACAGCCTGATCCCGTTGTGCAGGAAGCAGATCGGCTGACTGATCATCCTGTTCCCGATGCGCCGGAAGCATACGAGCTTGATTATGGAATGCAGGACGAAATCGATCCGCATGTTGACCGCCAGTTCCGCCAGTTTGCTCATGAGAACGGTGTAAGTGGGGAAATGGCTCAGAAACTTGTTGATTTCCATAACTCTTTGGAGGCGGCCCGCTATGAGGATCATCAGACCCAGACCGGGGAATGGGAACGTCAGACCCGTTCGCTTCCGGGATGGCACGGTGCCAACTACCGTAAAAATATGGGAGTGGCCAACAAGGCTGTGCAGACTTTTGCGTCTCCGGCCCTTGCTAAGATGATTCGGGATTCAGGATATTCCTGCCATCCCGAAGTAGTGAAAGCCTTTTACAACGTGGGCAGACGTCTCGCGGAAGATTCTTATGTGGAGGGCAGGGGAGCTGCTCCCCGGGAAAAAACAATCGGGGAAATTCTGTATCCCAATCAACCTATTTAA
- a CDS encoding major capsid protein: protein MATLGLNALTLSDWGNRLDPNGDVAKVTEVLTNSNEILDDSAWVEGNLPTGHRTTVRTDLPTVSWRKLNYGIKPSKSRTKQIDDTCGMLESYAEMDKALSDLNGHSSNFRTSEERAFLEAMNKEFAETFIYGDTSLEPEKFLGLAPRFNSLEHKNVINFGGSGDNCTSIWIVCWSDQTVHFTFPRGSSNGLSHKDLGEVTLEDVNGGKYQGLRTHYKWTPGLVVRDWRYVVRIASIDPENLGSNSLRHALIEGLNMIPNTNMGRTAIYCNQTVKTLLDIEASDKNNVMLKSENWEGKPVTTFWGCPVRRVDSILNTESAITA from the coding sequence ATGGCAACTCTTGGATTGAACGCACTTACTCTTTCTGATTGGGGAAATCGTCTTGATCCCAACGGTGATGTAGCTAAAGTTACTGAAGTTCTGACCAACAGCAATGAAATCCTTGATGATTCCGCATGGGTAGAGGGCAACCTGCCGACCGGCCACCGCACCACCGTGCGCACCGACCTGCCCACTGTGAGCTGGCGTAAGCTCAACTACGGAATCAAGCCCAGTAAATCCCGCACCAAACAGATCGATGACACTTGCGGCATGCTCGAATCATACGCGGAAATGGATAAGGCTCTCTCCGATCTCAACGGACATTCCTCCAACTTTCGTACTTCTGAGGAACGTGCCTTCCTCGAAGCGATGAATAAGGAATTTGCCGAGACCTTCATTTACGGTGACACCTCTCTGGAACCTGAAAAATTCCTCGGTCTCGCACCCCGTTTCAATTCTCTTGAGCACAAGAACGTCATCAATTTCGGCGGTAGCGGTGATAACTGCACATCTATCTGGATTGTCTGCTGGTCCGATCAGACTGTTCATTTCACGTTCCCTCGCGGCAGTTCCAACGGCTTGAGCCATAAGGACCTTGGTGAAGTAACCCTTGAAGACGTTAACGGCGGTAAATATCAGGGACTGCGCACCCATTACAAATGGACCCCCGGTCTTGTGGTTCGCGACTGGCGTTATGTTGTGCGTATTGCTTCCATTGATCCAGAGAATCTCGGTTCCAACTCTCTGCGTCATGCGCTGATCGAGGGGCTGAACATGATCCCCAACACCAACATGGGCAGGACTGCAATCTATTGTAACCAGACCGTGAAAACCCTGCTCGACATTGAAGCGTCCGATAAAAATAACGTCATGCTCAAATCGGAAAACTGGGAAGGCAAGCCCGTAACAACCTTCTGGGGTTGCCCGGTCCGTCGCGTGGATTCCATCCTCAATACTGAGTCCGCAATTACTGCGTAA
- a CDS encoding Bbp16 family capsid cement protein, translating into MYLDKELCFCEEQAVTASAVSQNVVSVGEDCGSGGNVKLKVLVDGEDFATLTSLRVGVQASGDDNFALFDTLFESGSIPVADLKQGFSFPLPSLPVKHKGFLRLSFTVTGSNATAGKISGYLIMDDQTNI; encoded by the coding sequence ATGTATCTCGATAAAGAACTTTGTTTTTGTGAAGAACAGGCGGTTACTGCAAGTGCCGTTTCCCAGAATGTTGTCAGCGTCGGTGAAGATTGCGGTTCCGGCGGTAATGTAAAGCTTAAGGTGCTGGTGGACGGAGAAGACTTCGCTACCTTGACCAGTCTGCGTGTAGGCGTACAGGCTTCCGGAGATGATAATTTTGCGCTTTTCGACACCCTTTTTGAATCCGGCTCCATTCCAGTTGCGGACCTTAAGCAGGGCTTCAGTTTTCCGCTTCCTTCATTGCCCGTGAAGCATAAAGGTTTTCTGAGATTGTCATTTACCGTGACCGGAAGCAACGCTACCGCCGGTAAAATCAGCGGCTACCTGATCATGGATGATCAGACCAATATTTAA
- a CDS encoding acetate--CoA ligase family protein, with amino-acid sequence MFTENKISFETITDLFGNADNEGRDYLYEYEVYNLLANSGAETPPAANLLPRGARFSDEELTSMPGDKTVLKIVSPTIIHKTEVGGVRIVKKEPSKIRSAVRGMMYEVPENYAAYIERNPDHGPEKYKGFHGEALVKAISRDLKGVLQVQFMPPDSDSFGNELIVGLRRTREFGTIISAGLGGTDTELYAERFRKGQAIVAASVDMVDGQSFFQLFKNTISYKKLAGLTRGQRRIVTDEQLIECFESFIEMGKYFSPSNKDTGFVIDELEINPFAFTEYLMVPLDGMCRFSKAGQKPLARPVQKIHNLLHPKKIGIIGVSATRRNFGHIILDNVLAEGYEKENVVIIREGCSEIDGVRCVPDLDALEEQLDLFVIAIAAKHVPDLVDKIIELDCAKSVMLIPGGMGETEDSKKRAQQVISSINAKHADEDGGPVFIGANCMGVVSRPGGYDTWFIPDEKYPKDRTAPYQRAAFISQSGAFMVFRSSQCPELNPAYMISMGNQTDLTLGDMVHYFKDSSEVDVIAVYAEGFNDLDGLEFCRAVRQAVMNGKEVVFYKAGRTPEGKTATSGHTASLAGDYMVCESCVQQAGAIVARTFQEFQDLFMLAEKLSGKTICGDRLAAVTGAGFEAVGMADSIQSDDYDIELARFSGESLKAINEILEARRLNSLVTVQNPLDLTPGSNDEVHAAMTEILVADPAVDSIVIGLDPLSPSMHTLAEPTIPAFSMEDENSLGNLLIKIVAKSEKPVLAVVDGGRLYDPLRDMLLANGVPVFPVCDRAVAAIALYTKARTRTEVIRLAHGCD; translated from the coding sequence ATGTTTACTGAAAACAAAATCAGCTTTGAAACTATCACCGACCTATTCGGCAATGCTGACAATGAAGGCCGCGACTATCTCTATGAGTATGAAGTATATAACCTGCTGGCTAATTCCGGTGCGGAAACACCTCCGGCCGCGAACCTGCTACCGCGCGGGGCACGTTTTTCTGATGAAGAGCTTACTTCCATGCCGGGAGACAAAACGGTTCTAAAAATCGTATCCCCGACTATTATCCATAAAACAGAGGTAGGCGGAGTTCGAATTGTAAAAAAAGAACCGTCTAAAATTAGATCCGCCGTGCGCGGCATGATGTATGAAGTACCGGAGAATTACGCCGCTTACATTGAGCGTAATCCCGATCACGGACCGGAAAAATACAAAGGATTTCACGGAGAAGCGCTGGTTAAAGCAATCAGCCGTGATCTTAAAGGGGTTTTACAGGTCCAGTTTATGCCGCCCGATTCCGATTCCTTCGGCAACGAACTTATTGTCGGCCTGCGCAGAACCAGAGAATTCGGCACCATCATAAGTGCAGGACTCGGTGGAACAGATACCGAACTTTACGCCGAGAGATTCCGTAAAGGTCAGGCAATTGTGGCGGCATCCGTGGATATGGTCGATGGGCAGTCCTTTTTTCAGCTGTTTAAAAATACCATTTCATATAAAAAACTGGCCGGACTCACCCGCGGACAACGACGCATTGTAACTGACGAACAGCTCATAGAGTGTTTTGAGTCCTTCATTGAAATGGGTAAATATTTTTCACCTTCCAATAAAGATACCGGGTTCGTGATTGATGAACTTGAAATCAACCCTTTTGCCTTCACCGAATATCTTATGGTTCCCTTGGACGGCATGTGCCGCTTTTCAAAAGCAGGCCAAAAGCCGCTGGCCCGTCCGGTACAAAAGATCCACAACCTTCTTCATCCTAAAAAGATAGGCATAATCGGTGTTTCTGCCACCCGCCGCAATTTCGGGCATATCATCCTCGATAATGTGCTGGCAGAAGGATACGAAAAAGAGAATGTGGTAATTATCCGCGAGGGCTGTTCTGAAATTGACGGAGTTCGTTGTGTTCCCGATCTCGATGCGCTGGAAGAGCAGCTGGACCTGTTTGTAATAGCCATTGCTGCTAAGCATGTACCCGATCTGGTAGATAAAATAATTGAACTTGATTGCGCTAAAAGCGTCATGCTCATCCCCGGCGGAATGGGAGAAACTGAAGACAGCAAAAAACGGGCGCAGCAGGTAATCTCCAGTATCAATGCAAAACATGCCGATGAAGATGGAGGACCTGTTTTTATCGGCGCCAACTGCATGGGAGTTGTTTCCCGTCCAGGTGGTTACGACACATGGTTCATCCCCGATGAAAAATACCCCAAAGATCGCACAGCTCCATATCAGAGAGCAGCTTTTATCAGCCAGAGCGGGGCATTTATGGTTTTCCGCTCCAGCCAGTGCCCGGAATTAAACCCGGCTTACATGATTTCCATGGGCAACCAGACCGACCTAACCCTCGGCGACATGGTTCATTATTTTAAGGACTCTTCGGAGGTCGACGTCATTGCGGTATACGCAGAAGGATTCAATGACCTCGACGGCCTTGAATTCTGCAGGGCCGTGCGGCAGGCAGTAATGAACGGCAAGGAAGTCGTGTTTTACAAAGCAGGCAGGACCCCGGAAGGCAAGACCGCTACCAGCGGACATACCGCATCGCTGGCCGGGGATTATATGGTCTGCGAAAGCTGTGTACAGCAGGCAGGAGCAATTGTCGCACGCACTTTTCAGGAATTTCAGGACCTGTTCATGCTTGCCGAAAAACTGAGCGGAAAAACCATTTGCGGCGACAGACTTGCCGCCGTAACCGGAGCCGGATTTGAAGCTGTCGGCATGGCCGACTCAATCCAGTCCGATGATTATGATATTGAGCTGGCGCGCTTCAGCGGAGAATCGCTTAAAGCCATAAACGAGATTCTTGAAGCCAGGAGACTTAATTCGCTGGTCACAGTCCAGAACCCTCTTGATCTGACCCCGGGATCAAACGATGAGGTTCACGCAGCCATGACCGAAATACTGGTAGCCGACCCGGCGGTGGATTCCATTGTCATCGGTCTGGACCCGCTTTCCCCTTCCATGCACACTCTGGCGGAACCGACAATTCCGGCCTTTTCAATGGAAGATGAAAACTCTCTCGGCAATCTACTGATAAAAATCGTAGCGAAGAGTGAGAAGCCCGTATTGGCGGTAGTGGACGGCGGAAGACTCTACGATCCCCTGCGCGATATGCTGCTGGCAAACGGAGTTCCGGTCTTTCCGGTATGCGACCGCGCAGTGGCGGCCATAGCCCTGTACACCAAAGCACGGACGCGAACAGAAGTAATCCGGCTGGCTCACGGATGTGATTAG